A window from Falco naumanni isolate bFalNau1 chromosome 3, bFalNau1.pat, whole genome shotgun sequence encodes these proteins:
- the LOC121085485 gene encoding GDP-L-fucose synthase-like isoform X1: MEGAGLVGKRILVTGGTGLVGRAIEKVVADGEGQPDEEWIFVSSRDADLTSTTETKALFEKHKPTHVIHLAAMVGGLFRNIRYNLDFWRRNILINDNVLHSAYETGVQKVVSCLSTCIFPDKTTYPIDESMIHNGPPHSSNFGYSYAKRMIDIQNRGYFEQHGCRFTAVIPTNVFGPHDNFNIEDGHVLPGLIHKVYLAKQTGSALTVWGTGKPRRQFIYSLDLARLFLWVLREYDEVEPIILSVGEEDEVSIREAAEAIVEAMDFRGELVFDTTKADGQFKKTASNAKLRRYLPSFQFTPFRQAVKETCAWFNTNYANARK; this comes from the exons AtggagggggctgggctggtgggcaAGCGCATCCTGGTGACGGGTGGCACTGGCTTGGTGGGAAGAGCCATCGAGAAGGTGGTGGCTGATGGAGAGGGGCAGCCGGATGAGGAGTGGATCTTTGTGTCCTCCAGAGATGCTGACTTGAC GAGCACCACAGAGACCAAAGCCCTGTTTGAGAAGCACAAGCCCACCCATGTCATCCACCTGGCTGCCATGGTCGGAGGCCTCTTCAGAAACATCCGCTACAACCTGGATTTTTGG AGGAGAAACATACTCATCAACGACAATGTCCTGCACTCGGCATATGAGACAGGGGTGCAGAAGGTGGTCTCCTGCCTCTCCACCTGCATCTTCCCAGACAAGACGACATACCCCATTGATGAGAGCATG ATTCACAATGGGCCACCTCACAGCTCCAACTTTGGCTACTCCTATGCCAAGAGGATGATCGACATCCAGAATAG GGGCTACTTTGAGCAGCATGGCTGCCGCTTCACCGCTGTCATCCCCACCAACGTCTTTGGGCCACATGACAACTTCAACATCGAGGATGGGCATGTCTTGCCCGGGCTCATCCACAAGGTCTACCTGGCCAAAC aAACTGGCTCTGCTCTGACTGTCTGGGGCACTGGCAAGCCCAGAAGACAGTTCATCTACTCTCTG GACCTGGCCCGGCTCTTCCTTTGGGTCCTGCGGGAATACGATGAGGTGGAGCCCATCATTTTGTCAG TGGGAGAAGAAGATGAAGTGTCCAtcagggaggcagcagaggcaaTTGTGGAGGCCATGGACTTCAGGGGAGAGCTTGTT TTTGATACCACCAAGGCAGACGGGCAGTTCAAGAAGACAGCCAGCAATGCCAAGCTGCGGCGCTACCTACCCAGCTTCCAGTTCACACCCTTCAGGCAAG ctgtgaAGGAGACCTGTGCCTGGTTCAACACCAACTACGCCAACGCCAGGAAGTGA
- the LOC121085485 gene encoding GDP-L-fucose synthase-like isoform X2, which translates to MEGAGLVGKRILVTGGTGLVGRAIEKVVADGEGQPDEEWIFVSSRDADLTSTTETKALFEKHKPTHVIHLAAMVGGLFRNIRYNLDFWRRNILINDNVLHSAYETGVQKVVSCLSTCIFPDKTTYPIDESMIHNGPPHSSNFGYSYAKRMIDIQNRGYFEQHGCRFTAVIPTNVFGPHDNFNIEDGHVLPGLIHKVYLAKQTGSALTVWGTGKPRRQFIYSLDLARLFLWVLREYDEVEPIILSAVKETCAWFNTNYANARK; encoded by the exons AtggagggggctgggctggtgggcaAGCGCATCCTGGTGACGGGTGGCACTGGCTTGGTGGGAAGAGCCATCGAGAAGGTGGTGGCTGATGGAGAGGGGCAGCCGGATGAGGAGTGGATCTTTGTGTCCTCCAGAGATGCTGACTTGAC GAGCACCACAGAGACCAAAGCCCTGTTTGAGAAGCACAAGCCCACCCATGTCATCCACCTGGCTGCCATGGTCGGAGGCCTCTTCAGAAACATCCGCTACAACCTGGATTTTTGG AGGAGAAACATACTCATCAACGACAATGTCCTGCACTCGGCATATGAGACAGGGGTGCAGAAGGTGGTCTCCTGCCTCTCCACCTGCATCTTCCCAGACAAGACGACATACCCCATTGATGAGAGCATG ATTCACAATGGGCCACCTCACAGCTCCAACTTTGGCTACTCCTATGCCAAGAGGATGATCGACATCCAGAATAG GGGCTACTTTGAGCAGCATGGCTGCCGCTTCACCGCTGTCATCCCCACCAACGTCTTTGGGCCACATGACAACTTCAACATCGAGGATGGGCATGTCTTGCCCGGGCTCATCCACAAGGTCTACCTGGCCAAAC aAACTGGCTCTGCTCTGACTGTCTGGGGCACTGGCAAGCCCAGAAGACAGTTCATCTACTCTCTG GACCTGGCCCGGCTCTTCCTTTGGGTCCTGCGGGAATACGATGAGGTGGAGCCCATCATTTTGTCAG ctgtgaAGGAGACCTGTGCCTGGTTCAACACCAACTACGCCAACGCCAGGAAGTGA